In Oligoflexus sp., a single window of DNA contains:
- a CDS encoding ABC transporter permease, whose product MPFEIFIALRYLREARFQTFLILAAVSVGVGVVVFLSALINGLQENLLATTLGSQPHVIITRVEAPPRVLPDPQRVVAALVEQPPARELILHDWTNVQRDVRSVPGVVAVSAVASGPGLAARGAASKTIAIRGIIPEDYDQIVKISSKLKAGRFTLSGDQVLIGVELARDLGIGVGEKFRIETSSSQAATFSIAGIFDLGNKDVNRRWVLTSLRVGQTLLDMPGGVTSLEVRTDDVFAADEIAGMIAARTGLQSDSWIKLNKQLMTGLKSQSSSRYIIEFFVVIAVALGIASVLLVAVVQKSKEIGIMRAFGTSDRQVIGVFLLQGAILGTLGSFGGSLLGAVLAFGFRSLAKNPDGAPTFPVAVTVGLLASTALIAISVGIASAAFPAWRATQLDPATVIRYG is encoded by the coding sequence GTGCCCTTTGAAATATTCATAGCCCTGCGCTATCTGCGTGAGGCCAGGTTTCAAACTTTTCTGATTCTGGCAGCCGTCTCGGTGGGGGTCGGCGTTGTCGTTTTTCTATCCGCCCTTATCAACGGACTGCAGGAAAACCTTCTGGCCACAACTTTGGGTTCCCAGCCGCATGTGATCATCACCCGCGTCGAGGCCCCGCCGCGGGTTCTTCCCGATCCGCAGCGCGTGGTGGCCGCTTTGGTGGAACAGCCTCCTGCCCGGGAATTGATTCTGCACGACTGGACCAATGTGCAGCGTGATGTGCGGAGCGTACCGGGCGTGGTCGCGGTATCTGCGGTCGCAAGCGGTCCTGGTCTGGCTGCGCGCGGCGCGGCTTCGAAGACGATCGCGATTCGCGGGATTATTCCTGAAGATTATGATCAGATCGTGAAGATCAGCAGCAAGCTGAAAGCCGGGCGCTTTACCCTGTCCGGTGATCAGGTGCTGATCGGTGTGGAGCTGGCTCGCGACCTGGGCATCGGTGTCGGCGAGAAGTTTCGCATTGAAACATCCAGCAGCCAGGCGGCCACGTTTTCGATTGCCGGGATTTTTGATCTTGGCAATAAGGATGTGAATCGACGCTGGGTGCTCACGAGTCTCAGGGTCGGGCAGACGCTTTTGGATATGCCGGGCGGCGTCACCTCCCTTGAAGTCAGGACCGATGATGTGTTCGCCGCGGACGAGATCGCCGGCATGATCGCCGCGCGCACGGGCCTGCAGTCGGACAGCTGGATCAAGCTGAATAAGCAGCTGATGACAGGTTTGAAGTCGCAGAGCAGCTCCCGGTATATCATCGAATTCTTTGTGGTGATAGCCGTGGCTTTGGGCATCGCCAGCGTGCTGCTCGTCGCCGTCGTGCAGAAATCCAAGGAGATTGGCATCATGCGGGCGTTTGGAACGAGCGATCGGCAGGTGATCGGGGTATTTCTTTTGCAGGGTGCGATCCTCGGGACGCTTGGTTCCTTCGGAGGTTCCCTGTTAGGGGCCGTCCTGGCCTTTGGTTTTCGGAGCCTTGCGAAAAATCCGGATGGGGCTCCCACATTTCCGGTGGCGGTCACGGTGGGGCTTTTGGCCTCGACCGCACTGATTGCGATAAGCGTGGGCATTGCCTCGGCAGCCTTCCCTGCCTGGCGTGCGACGCAGCTTGATCCTGCGACGGTGATTCGCTATGGGTGA
- a CDS encoding ABC transporter ATP-binding protein, protein MGDLLLDLQGIYKDFGPQAPVLHDIHLQLKQGSFSAIIGPSGSGKSTLLNIIGLLDKPSSGGFYFLGEDVVQLPPAELTRFRGQKIGFIFQFHHLLPAFTAIENVMLPLIAHAGRIRPGMREQALDILKAVGMAEKADNKATELSGGQQQRVAIARALVTNPPLVLADEPTGNLDTKNADEIFALLRRLNESKGIALLVVTHDPRLAQRCDRIIEVVDGRVLPEKPRPKG, encoded by the coding sequence ATGGGTGATCTCCTGCTTGATCTTCAGGGTATTTATAAGGATTTTGGCCCGCAGGCTCCGGTGCTGCATGATATTCATCTGCAGCTGAAGCAAGGGTCCTTCTCGGCGATCATCGGACCTTCGGGATCGGGGAAGAGCACGCTGCTCAATATCATCGGGCTGCTCGATAAACCGAGTTCGGGCGGCTTTTACTTTCTGGGCGAGGATGTCGTTCAGCTTCCTCCAGCGGAGTTGACCCGTTTTCGCGGGCAGAAGATCGGATTTATTTTTCAGTTCCATCATCTCCTGCCAGCCTTCACGGCGATTGAAAACGTGATGCTGCCTTTGATCGCGCATGCCGGTCGCATCCGTCCCGGCATGCGGGAGCAGGCGCTGGATATTCTGAAGGCCGTGGGCATGGCGGAGAAGGCGGACAATAAAGCCACCGAACTATCGGGGGGCCAGCAGCAGCGCGTGGCGATCGCGCGGGCCCTCGTGACTAACCCTCCTTTGGTTTTAGCGGACGAGCCCACGGGGAATTTGGATACGAAAAATGCGGATGAGATCTTTGCGCTTTTGCGGCGCTTGAATGAAAGCAAGGGCATCGCGCTTCTGGTCGTAACGCATGACCCGCGGCTGGCGCAGCGCTGTGATCGGATTATTGAAGTGGTCGATGGGCGTGTTTTACCGGAAAAACCGCGGCCCAAGGGGTAA
- a CDS encoding TMEM175 family protein, giving the protein MGLGTNRMEAFSDGVIAIIITIMVLEIKVPHGVDFATLQPLIPVFFSYVLSFVYIGIYWNNHHHLLHTVKSVTAPILWTNLHLLFWLSLVPFSTGWMGENHFEAVPVFLYGLTLFATALAYWILQNTIIRSQGQHSILKKAVGRDLKGMASLILYASAIGLAFVDTWISLAIYVGVALLWLIPDRRIEKIFGSASA; this is encoded by the coding sequence ATGGGTCTTGGAACAAACCGCATGGAGGCCTTTAGTGATGGTGTGATTGCCATTATCATCACGATTATGGTGCTGGAAATCAAGGTGCCCCATGGTGTGGATTTTGCGACTCTGCAACCATTGATCCCCGTGTTTTTCAGCTATGTCTTAAGCTTTGTCTACATCGGCATCTACTGGAACAACCATCACCATCTTCTGCATACCGTGAAGTCGGTCACCGCCCCGATACTCTGGACCAACCTGCACCTGCTCTTTTGGTTATCACTCGTACCCTTTTCCACCGGATGGATGGGTGAAAATCACTTTGAAGCCGTGCCTGTCTTTCTCTATGGCCTCACTCTCTTTGCTACCGCGCTCGCCTATTGGATCCTGCAGAATACCATCATTCGGTCACAGGGCCAGCATTCGATCCTGAAAAAGGCCGTGGGTCGGGACCTGAAGGGCATGGCCTCGCTTATTTTGTATGCATCCGCCATCGGACTCGCCTTCGTCGATACCTGGATCTCGCTGGCCATCTATGTGGGGGTCGCCTTGTTATGGCTCATTCCCGACCGGCGGATTGAGAAGATCTTTGGCAGCGCCTCGGCGTGA
- a CDS encoding Hpt domain-containing protein: MLRAGEGMFAKLFVGDNPYGGARPPLGTVSEQMRAIRNDRLQTDEHRYWSTSFLARELWNDGLTDELAVECRSVPPRRGDFSYKSLCILIGSEPLANKIAAVETLAENAHRKLAGQVLPMNVMSTLGDYLTFNGRPVEALRIYKRAFELCPEDNKTALVLAKSNLALAYLNPLFPMEVQKMGLKYYDEVLVYHKENEKEAWQNQNLGWTSYNKGIALLFNFRAYEDALAAFKAAEGIHLLEIDNAIFQAYTLVHLKRHDEARAILKRTDTKDVIDPKRRQFLSCYKELSYRLMGDGNPIPHCLQLENPQHDVLLDLTAHIMTSHLSADEENAMWRKFYLYFDQKIKPDIQEYLAAATDQAELARMKANEKMRDLELQNLELYKQSTAMATVVALLLLAMALVLYRFWRVQRGNARQTAEEKQHLQGILDGIEEGLVTIGPGLIMKPERSSHLDAIVGHRELASRPLQELLELTDLSAAERAHTAACVEAALGESVLTFELNHPHLPHEWRIQQRTIACFWQPIFRHEVNSGVILVMRDVTEVRERERLRSSALAASDRILELSQEIFRAHPKAVQVFLSQLGEQLLELERLMNREGGRTEALRLAHTMKGSARTLGLAKLQEATHGFESSLVSGTGGRALTELQTLRDVTSAYQTAMGRLFQGSGHEMNSVWELIGLLKRPLEERLSRAGHAFQGLQLRDAASLDVNELKMVYEILLHGLNNAADHGFLLPAAHGIPTTAALFEVELTHQDGWNCLVLRDNGVGMDHDRVMHKAKAQGWQPQPGQDWLDFLFEDGVTTAERLSTTSGRGVGLSAVRAFAARMQGQVQLRNRADACGAELHVRWPALITKIKKDAA; encoded by the coding sequence ATGCTGCGTGCGGGAGAAGGCATGTTCGCCAAACTTTTTGTGGGCGACAATCCTTATGGTGGCGCGCGCCCACCCCTGGGAACCGTGAGCGAGCAGATGCGGGCGATCCGCAATGATCGACTGCAGACAGATGAGCATCGGTACTGGTCTACAAGTTTTCTGGCTCGGGAACTTTGGAATGATGGACTGACCGACGAGCTGGCCGTGGAATGCCGTTCGGTTCCGCCTCGGCGCGGTGATTTCAGCTATAAATCCCTGTGCATCCTCATCGGGTCAGAACCGCTGGCGAACAAGATCGCGGCCGTGGAAACTCTGGCGGAAAACGCCCACCGGAAGCTGGCCGGACAGGTCCTTCCCATGAACGTCATGAGCACGCTCGGCGATTATCTGACATTCAACGGTCGGCCTGTGGAAGCGCTGCGCATTTATAAGCGTGCGTTTGAACTCTGCCCCGAAGATAACAAAACGGCCCTGGTCCTGGCTAAAAGCAACCTCGCGCTGGCCTATCTGAATCCTCTGTTCCCGATGGAGGTCCAGAAAATGGGACTGAAGTACTATGACGAGGTGCTTGTCTATCACAAAGAGAATGAGAAGGAAGCCTGGCAGAATCAAAACCTCGGCTGGACCAGTTACAACAAGGGTATCGCGCTCCTTTTCAACTTCCGCGCCTATGAGGATGCACTCGCGGCATTCAAGGCCGCCGAGGGCATCCATCTTCTCGAAATTGATAACGCGATCTTTCAGGCCTATACCCTGGTGCATCTCAAGCGCCACGATGAAGCGCGCGCAATCCTGAAAAGAACCGATACGAAGGACGTCATTGATCCCAAGCGCCGTCAGTTCCTGAGCTGCTATAAGGAACTGAGCTATCGACTTATGGGCGACGGCAATCCCATTCCGCACTGCCTGCAGCTGGAGAATCCCCAGCACGACGTCCTTCTGGATCTGACCGCCCACATCATGACGAGCCACCTGTCCGCTGACGAAGAAAATGCGATGTGGCGCAAGTTTTACCTCTACTTCGATCAGAAAATCAAACCCGACATCCAGGAGTATCTTGCAGCGGCGACCGATCAAGCGGAACTGGCCCGCATGAAGGCGAATGAGAAGATGAGGGACCTGGAACTCCAGAACCTGGAACTCTATAAGCAATCCACGGCGATGGCTACGGTCGTTGCTCTTTTGCTGCTGGCCATGGCCTTGGTGCTCTATCGCTTCTGGCGAGTGCAGCGTGGGAATGCGCGGCAGACAGCGGAAGAAAAACAGCATCTGCAGGGCATCCTCGATGGTATTGAAGAGGGTCTCGTAACGATTGGCCCGGGGCTTATAATGAAACCGGAACGATCGTCACACCTGGATGCCATCGTCGGCCATCGGGAACTCGCGTCCCGGCCCTTGCAGGAGCTATTGGAACTGACTGATCTTTCGGCTGCCGAACGCGCGCATACGGCCGCCTGCGTGGAAGCCGCGCTGGGGGAATCGGTGCTGACCTTTGAGTTGAATCACCCGCACCTGCCTCATGAGTGGCGGATTCAGCAGCGAACCATAGCATGCTTCTGGCAGCCGATCTTTCGGCACGAAGTGAATAGCGGTGTGATCCTGGTCATGCGGGATGTGACGGAAGTCAGAGAACGCGAGCGGCTGCGAAGCTCAGCCCTCGCGGCTTCGGATCGCATTCTGGAGTTGAGTCAGGAAATTTTCCGCGCCCACCCCAAGGCCGTGCAGGTCTTCCTTTCCCAACTTGGTGAGCAGCTGCTCGAATTGGAGCGGCTCATGAACCGTGAAGGTGGACGCACCGAAGCGCTGCGACTCGCGCATACCATGAAAGGCAGCGCTCGCACACTGGGGCTGGCGAAGCTCCAGGAAGCGACGCATGGTTTTGAAAGCAGTCTCGTATCCGGTACGGGAGGTCGGGCGTTGACGGAACTTCAGACCCTGCGCGATGTGACGAGCGCGTATCAAACAGCCATGGGACGCCTTTTCCAGGGTTCAGGACATGAAATGAACAGCGTCTGGGAGCTGATCGGACTTTTGAAGCGTCCGCTGGAAGAACGTCTGAGTCGGGCCGGGCATGCTTTTCAGGGTTTGCAGTTGCGCGATGCAGCAAGCCTGGACGTGAACGAACTGAAAATGGTTTACGAGATCCTTCTGCATGGACTCAATAATGCGGCCGACCATGGTTTTCTTTTGCCCGCGGCTCACGGTATACCTACGACGGCCGCTCTCTTTGAAGTTGAGCTGACTCATCAGGATGGTTGGAATTGCCTTGTGCTCCGTGACAACGGCGTCGGCATGGATCATGATCGCGTGATGCACAAGGCCAAAGCCCAGGGCTGGCAGCCCCAGCCTGGACAGGACTGGCTGGATTTTCTTTTTGAAGATGGCGTGACCACTGCTGAGCGGCTCAGCACGACCAGCGGGCGCGGCGTGGGTCTGTCGGCGGTGCGAGCTTTTGCAGCCCGGATGCAGGGGCAGGTGCAGCTTCGCAATCGGGCTGATGCCTGCGGGGCCGAGCTGCATGTCCGCTGGCCTGCGCTGATCACCAAAATTAAAAAAGATGCTGCTTGA
- the upp gene encoding uracil phosphoribosyltransferase, whose translation MSQVLVVKHPMVQDRLTALRRVATDSGAFREHMAAVAAMLFYEAARDLPVVQETIETPLQLTQAPVLKSGLVLVSVLRAGLGFLDGILPSMPKARVGYLGLARNPKTLEAESYYANLPKIVPEDQVFVLDPMLATGHTVIHALKQVEAAGARNIQLVTLLASPEGVANVQKAFPHIRIVTASIDSALNEKGYIVPGLGDAGDRLYGTLGH comes from the coding sequence ATGAGTCAGGTTTTGGTGGTGAAGCACCCGATGGTCCAGGATCGCTTGACTGCGTTGCGGCGCGTTGCGACCGACAGCGGGGCTTTCCGTGAGCATATGGCGGCTGTGGCGGCCATGCTTTTCTATGAGGCCGCGCGCGATCTGCCCGTGGTTCAGGAAACCATTGAAACGCCGCTGCAGCTGACACAAGCGCCTGTTCTGAAAAGCGGTCTGGTCCTGGTCTCTGTCCTGCGAGCCGGCCTTGGTTTTTTGGATGGAATCCTGCCGAGCATGCCGAAAGCAAGGGTGGGTTATCTGGGGCTGGCTCGTAATCCCAAAACTCTGGAAGCCGAATCCTACTACGCGAATCTTCCGAAGATCGTTCCCGAAGATCAGGTCTTCGTTCTGGATCCGATGCTGGCAACCGGCCACACGGTGATTCATGCATTAAAACAAGTGGAAGCCGCCGGCGCCCGCAACATCCAACTCGTGACTCTGCTCGCGAGCCCTGAAGGCGTTGCGAACGTGCAGAAGGCTTTTCCGCACATTCGGATCGTGACCGCTTCGATTGATAGCGCGCTCAATGAAAAAGGCTATATCGTCCCTGGACTCGGGGATGCCGGGGATCGGCTTTATGGAACTCTGGGCCATTAA
- the thrS gene encoding threonine--tRNA ligase, translating to MELQDNPKLYRIRHSLAHILAQAVQQKFPNVQLGFGPPTEHGFFYDFDFGGNPITEADLKDIEKAMKKIIGASQTFDYFEFDYAGAVDFLQKHRAEPYKLENLQNLRDRGETKFTFYKTGPFLDVCEGPHVEKTSQLPPDAFKLDRIAGAYWLGDEKRKMLTRIYALAFENKAQLDDFLKRRKLAEEFDHKKLGKELDIYHYEDIVGKGLPLWLPNGTVIRDEIQRYAMDMEFRFGYSRVATPHITKGDLYVRSQHLESYKDSMFPPMVIEDEGQKTEYYLKPMNCPHHHLIYAARKRSYRDLPLRLAEYGTCYRYEQSGEVSGLIRVRCMTMNDAHIYLRENQFEEEFGKLLQMYREFYTTFGLTNNFRSRLSIRSMENKSKYKGSDVMWDKAEKMLEKALIDAGMEYYRGEGEAAFYGPKIDFQFRNLMGREETVSTIQVDFLSPQNFGLAYTDEQGHDQMPIILHRAPLSTHERFISFLLEYYGGAFPTWCAPVQVVVVPVNEECHAYGRALVEELHSKMVRAEIDESDNSFNKKIRNHTIRKVPVQLIIGLKEVEQQQVTVRRYGIQEQKTEGRDAFIEELLKEIKGRVMLREPMGSLL from the coding sequence ATGGAACTCCAAGACAATCCCAAACTCTATCGCATCCGCCATTCGCTGGCTCACATTCTGGCCCAGGCGGTGCAGCAGAAATTCCCCAATGTGCAGCTGGGATTCGGTCCTCCGACGGAACATGGCTTCTTCTATGATTTCGATTTCGGTGGCAACCCCATTACCGAGGCCGATCTGAAGGATATCGAGAAGGCGATGAAAAAAATCATCGGCGCTTCGCAGACCTTCGACTACTTTGAATTCGATTACGCCGGTGCGGTGGATTTCCTGCAGAAGCACCGGGCCGAACCCTATAAGCTGGAAAACCTGCAGAATCTGCGGGACCGCGGCGAAACCAAGTTCACGTTCTATAAGACCGGGCCCTTCCTGGATGTCTGCGAAGGTCCGCACGTGGAAAAAACCAGCCAGCTGCCGCCTGATGCCTTCAAACTCGATCGCATCGCCGGTGCCTACTGGCTCGGCGACGAAAAAAGAAAGATGCTGACCCGCATCTACGCGCTGGCCTTTGAAAACAAGGCCCAGCTCGACGACTTCTTGAAGAGGCGGAAACTGGCCGAGGAATTCGATCATAAGAAACTCGGCAAGGAACTCGATATCTATCACTATGAAGATATCGTCGGCAAGGGCCTGCCCCTTTGGTTGCCGAACGGTACTGTGATCCGTGACGAGATCCAGCGCTATGCGATGGATATGGAATTCCGTTTCGGCTACAGCCGCGTGGCCACCCCGCACATCACCAAGGGCGACCTTTACGTCCGCAGCCAGCATTTGGAATCCTACAAGGATTCGATGTTCCCACCGATGGTGATCGAGGATGAAGGGCAGAAGACCGAGTATTACCTGAAGCCGATGAACTGTCCGCACCATCACCTGATCTATGCCGCGCGCAAAAGAAGCTATCGGGACTTGCCCCTGCGCCTTGCCGAATACGGCACCTGCTACCGTTACGAGCAGTCGGGTGAAGTGTCGGGTCTGATCCGCGTGCGCTGCATGACCATGAATGATGCGCATATCTATCTGCGGGAGAATCAGTTTGAGGAGGAGTTCGGCAAACTCCTCCAGATGTACCGCGAATTCTATACGACCTTTGGATTGACCAATAACTTCCGCAGCCGCCTTTCGATCCGCAGCATGGAAAACAAGAGCAAGTACAAAGGCTCGGACGTGATGTGGGACAAGGCCGAGAAGATGCTGGAAAAAGCCTTGATCGACGCGGGGATGGAGTATTACCGCGGTGAAGGCGAGGCGGCTTTCTATGGTCCGAAGATCGACTTCCAATTCCGCAACCTGATGGGTCGCGAAGAAACGGTTTCGACCATTCAGGTGGACTTTCTGAGTCCGCAGAACTTTGGGCTGGCTTACACCGATGAGCAGGGCCATGATCAGATGCCGATCATCCTGCACCGTGCGCCTCTGTCCACTCATGAGCGTTTCATTAGTTTCCTTCTGGAATACTACGGCGGGGCTTTCCCCACCTGGTGTGCGCCGGTGCAGGTCGTGGTCGTTCCCGTTAACGAGGAATGCCATGCCTACGGTCGGGCTCTGGTCGAAGAGCTGCACAGCAAGATGGTGCGGGCCGAGATCGACGAGTCGGATAACAGCTTCAATAAGAAGATCCGGAATCATACGATTCGCAAGGTTCCCGTGCAGCTCATCATCGGCCTTAAGGAGGTGGAGCAGCAGCAGGTGACTGTTCGCCGTTATGGAATCCAGGAGCAGAAAACCGAGGGACGCGATGCGTTTATCGAGGAGTTGCTCAAGGAGATCAAGGGGCGTGTGATGCTGCGGGAGCCGATGGGGTCGCTGCTGTAA
- a CDS encoding aspartate:alanine exchanger family transporter, which produces MQLLRDNPILLLFLVLALGHVLGRVKVLGFSLGIAAVLFVGLGFGAWDEGLKLPEFVYTFGLTLFVYTMGISSGPGFFASFRQKGLRENLLVFSVIVLASLLTMGLARLFGFNGSFAAGIFSGALTNTPALAAILDTLKASGADEAGLAAPVVGYSLAYPGGVIGMLFAVFLAAKWYGRRSANQQPLHQAKAEPMLESWVVEVEGRAAGRIHELRKKGALRVSFARVKRHDAVMIATDETELQAGDLVSIVGQRACLEHAVEFLGRRCEEQLDRDRSHIDFRRIFVSKRAVTEKPLASLNLGSKFGAVITRVRRGDVEFVPDRDTVLEPGDRVRVVAPRQRMDEIAKYLGDSYRALSEIDVVTFSIGIALGLLLGRLPIPLPGGSFELGFAGGPLIVGLILGRIGRTGSFVWTLPYSANLTLRQLGMVLFLAGVGIRSGHAFGTTLAQGGGVWQMMLSGALVTMTFAGLIFVIGGLIFKMPLAQLAGTMAGAQTQPAVLGYALEQTRDDQPNMAYATVYPIAMLTKIAIIQIILSGF; this is translated from the coding sequence ATGCAACTTCTCCGAGACAACCCCATTCTGCTCTTATTCCTTGTGCTTGCCCTGGGCCATGTCCTGGGCCGCGTGAAAGTCCTGGGCTTTAGCCTCGGCATTGCCGCGGTGCTCTTCGTCGGCCTTGGCTTCGGGGCCTGGGATGAAGGCCTGAAACTCCCGGAATTCGTTTACACATTCGGACTCACGCTGTTCGTATACACGATGGGCATCAGCAGTGGTCCCGGTTTCTTCGCGTCCTTTAGGCAGAAGGGTTTGCGGGAAAACCTGCTGGTCTTCAGCGTGATCGTCCTTGCAAGTTTATTGACCATGGGACTTGCGCGTCTCTTCGGATTCAATGGTTCGTTCGCAGCCGGAATTTTTTCCGGGGCTCTGACCAATACCCCGGCTCTGGCGGCTATCCTGGATACTTTGAAGGCGAGTGGCGCTGATGAAGCCGGGCTTGCCGCGCCTGTCGTCGGTTATTCGCTGGCCTATCCGGGTGGGGTGATCGGCATGCTCTTCGCCGTCTTCCTCGCCGCGAAGTGGTATGGACGACGTTCGGCGAATCAGCAGCCGCTGCATCAGGCGAAAGCGGAACCGATGCTGGAATCTTGGGTCGTCGAGGTGGAAGGCAGGGCTGCCGGCCGCATTCATGAGCTGCGGAAAAAAGGGGCTTTGCGGGTCAGTTTCGCTCGTGTGAAACGTCATGATGCGGTGATGATCGCCACCGATGAAACGGAGCTGCAGGCCGGAGACCTTGTCAGCATCGTGGGCCAGCGCGCGTGTCTGGAACACGCCGTGGAATTTTTAGGAAGGCGCTGTGAGGAGCAGCTCGACCGCGATCGCAGTCACATCGACTTTCGCCGGATTTTCGTTTCGAAACGCGCCGTGACGGAAAAGCCCCTGGCGAGTCTGAATCTCGGTTCCAAGTTCGGTGCGGTCATCACCCGGGTACGGCGTGGTGATGTCGAATTCGTTCCGGATCGTGATACCGTTCTGGAACCTGGTGATCGCGTGCGGGTCGTCGCCCCGCGCCAGCGCATGGATGAAATCGCGAAGTACCTGGGTGACTCCTATCGGGCGCTGAGTGAAATTGATGTCGTGACCTTCAGCATCGGGATCGCCCTTGGCCTTCTTCTGGGACGACTGCCCATTCCCCTTCCGGGGGGCTCGTTCGAACTCGGCTTTGCGGGTGGCCCCTTGATCGTCGGTCTGATCCTGGGCCGCATCGGTCGTACCGGCTCTTTTGTCTGGACGCTCCCTTATAGCGCCAACCTAACTCTTCGGCAGCTTGGGATGGTTCTCTTTCTTGCCGGGGTCGGGATCCGATCCGGTCATGCCTTCGGAACGACGCTGGCCCAGGGCGGGGGCGTGTGGCAGATGATGCTGAGCGGGGCTCTCGTGACCATGACCTTTGCCGGTCTGATCTTCGTCATCGGTGGTTTGATATTCAAGATGCCTCTTGCGCAATTGGCCGGGACCATGGCCGGTGCGCAGACTCAACCTGCAGTTTTAGGTTATGCCCTCGAACAAACCCGCGATGACCAGCCGAATATGGCCTACGCCACGGTTTATCCCATCGCCATGCTCACCAAAATCGCCATTATCCAGATCATTCTGTCTGGTTTTTGA
- a CDS encoding universal stress protein, producing MPASNQNHDTVVVGVKKDGAHPDLIRKIRSFSKRPQVPICLVHAVEEKMKFPSLYREILGSFDISELGRQLPEIHEKEARAALETMKATLDDQENIRIQIVHSEDAAASLIAEAQLTRASMIVIEVHEHLYQLIPQGLSVALNLLQHAPMPVLILRQGAPNHFEKSEQVLLVADDLSASSLGAVRKAMNLAIQWGHTRVIHLHVIEQAMHGTLTELAAISKKVNVGPMGTPELLEYLEGEMKEVLLRRTAEYQEALKQKGSTYEAMVQVGHVASKVGSMIQEKKPDLTVFGRRQRLHHGPFGFARVPFAAMLAQSDAVLIVP from the coding sequence ATGCCTGCATCGAATCAAAATCATGATACCGTTGTCGTCGGCGTGAAAAAAGATGGAGCCCACCCGGATCTGATCCGTAAGATCCGGTCATTCAGCAAAAGGCCCCAGGTCCCGATCTGTCTGGTCCACGCCGTGGAAGAAAAAATGAAATTCCCGTCTCTTTATCGGGAAATCCTCGGCAGTTTCGATATCAGCGAGCTCGGCCGCCAGCTGCCCGAAATCCATGAAAAGGAAGCCCGCGCGGCCCTTGAAACGATGAAGGCCACCCTCGATGATCAGGAAAACATCCGCATTCAAATCGTGCATTCCGAGGATGCGGCGGCCAGCCTGATCGCGGAAGCCCAGCTCACCCGAGCGTCCATGATCGTGATCGAAGTGCATGAGCATCTTTACCAGCTCATTCCTCAGGGTCTTTCGGTTGCCCTTAACCTTCTTCAGCACGCGCCGATGCCTGTCCTTATCCTGCGGCAGGGTGCGCCGAATCATTTTGAAAAGAGTGAGCAGGTGCTGCTGGTCGCCGATGATCTGTCCGCATCCTCGCTCGGCGCCGTGCGGAAGGCCATGAACCTGGCCATTCAATGGGGTCACACGCGGGTCATTCATCTGCATGTGATCGAGCAGGCCATGCATGGAACCCTGACAGAGCTGGCAGCCATCAGCAAAAAAGTGAATGTGGGGCCCATGGGAACTCCCGAGCTTTTGGAGTATCTTGAAGGCGAAATGAAAGAGGTCCTTCTGCGCCGCACAGCCGAATACCAGGAAGCTTTGAAGCAAAAGGGCTCGACTTATGAAGCCATGGTCCAGGTGGGGCATGTCGCCAGCAAGGTCGGCAGCATGATCCAGGAAAAGAAACCTGACCTCACCGTGTTCGGCCGGCGTCAGCGGCTGCATCATGGGCCCTTTGGTTTCGCCCGCGTGCCGTTTGCCGCGATGCTGGCGCAATCCGATGCCGTACTTATCGTGCCGTGA